The following coding sequences lie in one Thalassoglobus polymorphus genomic window:
- a CDS encoding DUF1501 domain-containing protein, with protein MNTKSLLNSLNRRELLKRSGMGLGSLGLASLLSDDGHSIQANDGLVTKKSPHFPGKAKRVIHFFLNGGPSHVDTFDPKPALTKYDGKLLENTLTTERKTGAAYASPFQFQKYGESGIEVSELFSKTAQHIDDIAVIRSMSAEVPNHEPSLMLMNCGDSVQARPSVGAWVLYGLGTENQNLPGFIAMCPSGLPIKDNENWQASFLPGAYQGTFVDSQHTEISKLIENIDHPHISRKNQRRQLDLLNRWNQRHLESRNDDRLNARIHSYELAFRMQQDAAVAFDISDEPKHIQEAYGSEVHGRQTLIARRLLERGVRYVQLWHGAGQPWDNHDNIEANHRRLASQIDGPIAALLSDLKQRGMLEETLVVWGGEFGRTPTVELSSEGKSKLGRDHNHYGFTVWMAGGGIKGGTVYGATDEFGFAATENRMTAHDLHATMLHTLGFDHEKLTYRYAGRDFRLTDVHGRVIREILS; from the coding sequence ATGAACACAAAGTCGCTGCTGAATTCATTGAACCGCCGAGAACTCCTCAAGCGTTCCGGGATGGGACTTGGATCTCTTGGGCTCGCCAGCCTGTTGAGTGATGACGGTCATTCGATTCAGGCGAACGATGGACTGGTGACGAAGAAGTCTCCTCATTTCCCCGGTAAAGCGAAACGAGTGATCCACTTCTTTCTTAATGGCGGTCCCTCTCACGTCGACACATTTGACCCCAAACCTGCGTTAACAAAGTACGATGGAAAACTACTCGAAAACACTTTGACCACCGAGCGAAAAACCGGCGCGGCGTATGCATCACCATTCCAGTTTCAGAAATACGGTGAATCAGGGATCGAAGTCAGCGAACTCTTTTCGAAAACCGCTCAGCATATTGACGACATCGCTGTCATTCGTTCCATGTCTGCTGAGGTCCCCAATCACGAACCATCGTTAATGCTCATGAACTGCGGAGATTCCGTACAGGCTCGACCGAGTGTGGGGGCTTGGGTGTTGTACGGCTTAGGGACTGAGAATCAAAACCTGCCCGGATTTATCGCCATGTGCCCGAGTGGCTTGCCCATTAAAGATAATGAAAACTGGCAGGCGAGTTTTCTACCCGGTGCGTATCAAGGGACATTTGTCGATTCCCAACATACTGAGATCAGTAAGCTGATTGAAAACATTGACCACCCGCACATCTCTCGCAAGAACCAACGTCGACAACTCGACCTGCTCAATCGCTGGAATCAACGTCACCTTGAGAGCCGCAACGACGATCGTCTTAATGCAAGAATTCATTCGTATGAGCTTGCTTTTCGAATGCAGCAGGATGCCGCAGTCGCCTTTGATATCTCCGACGAACCAAAGCATATCCAAGAGGCTTACGGTTCAGAAGTTCATGGTCGCCAAACATTGATTGCCCGTCGACTGTTGGAACGCGGTGTTCGCTACGTTCAGCTCTGGCATGGAGCAGGACAACCATGGGACAACCATGACAACATCGAAGCAAACCATCGTAGACTCGCGTCGCAAATCGACGGACCAATCGCAGCGTTGCTTTCGGATTTAAAACAACGAGGAATGCTGGAAGAGACACTTGTTGTCTGGGGCGGAGAGTTCGGTAGGACACCGACCGTTGAACTATCAAGTGAGGGGAAATCAAAACTGGGACGAGACCACAATCACTACGGCTTCACTGTCTGGATGGCGGGAGGCGGAATCAAAGGGGGAACAGTTTACGGTGCCACAGATGAATTTGGATTCGCTGCGACTGAAAACCGAATGACTGCTCACGATCTCCATGCAACAATGCTGCACACACTTGGCTTCGACCACGAGAAGTTGACATATCGCTACGCCGGTCGCGATTTTCGCCTGACAGATGTGCATGGTCGTGTGATTCGTGAAATCCTGAGTTAG
- a CDS encoding Gfo/Idh/MocA family protein produces the protein MPKKYRVGIIGSTGKGNYGHSVDKAFTKLPNIDIVAVADDNAAGLKAAQGRLKAKSTYTDYNVMLQKEKLDIVAICPRWIDQHHAMLMAAAEAGCHVYMEKPFCPTLKLSDEVVQNLEMRHLSLGIAHVSQYSPVLDVVLKIIRSGEIGEVLEIRGRGKEDHRGGGEDLWVLGSHVFGLMRSLAGGHPVSCTATVTNNGQPITAKDIVQGGEGLGLISGDHVQARYDFENGIVGYFASKRSMAGKPSRFGLQIFGSKGVIEMTSGYLTPAYILRDSSWSPGRTRKTWETITSNGIGKPETRKDGSYEGGHIAAINDLIDSIESQRPTRCTVEDCRDIVEMIAAVYESQRLGKTASMPLETRVNPLSLMS, from the coding sequence ATGCCGAAGAAGTATCGAGTGGGAATCATTGGATCGACTGGCAAAGGAAACTACGGGCACAGTGTCGACAAAGCGTTTACAAAACTCCCGAACATCGACATCGTTGCAGTGGCAGACGACAATGCAGCCGGCCTGAAAGCGGCGCAAGGTCGACTTAAAGCCAAGTCGACGTACACCGACTACAACGTAATGCTCCAGAAAGAAAAGCTCGATATCGTGGCGATCTGTCCCCGCTGGATTGATCAGCACCACGCGATGCTGATGGCTGCCGCCGAAGCGGGCTGTCATGTTTACATGGAAAAGCCATTTTGCCCGACCCTCAAACTCTCTGATGAGGTTGTTCAAAACCTGGAGATGAGGCACCTCAGCCTCGGGATTGCACATGTCAGCCAATACTCTCCAGTTCTGGATGTCGTCTTGAAAATCATCAGATCTGGTGAAATCGGTGAAGTTTTAGAGATTCGAGGCCGTGGAAAAGAGGATCACCGCGGTGGAGGTGAAGATCTGTGGGTACTCGGTTCTCACGTTTTTGGATTAATGCGATCCCTCGCAGGAGGCCATCCCGTCTCGTGCACAGCGACAGTCACTAACAATGGACAGCCAATTACAGCCAAAGACATCGTTCAAGGAGGCGAAGGTTTGGGGCTGATTTCTGGAGATCATGTGCAAGCCCGTTACGATTTTGAAAACGGCATCGTCGGCTACTTTGCTTCTAAACGTTCCATGGCTGGGAAACCGTCACGATTTGGGCTGCAAATTTTTGGTTCCAAAGGAGTCATTGAAATGACCAGCGGGTATCTGACTCCGGCTTACATTTTGCGTGACAGCAGTTGGTCTCCCGGACGAACAAGAAAAACGTGGGAAACGATTACATCGAACGGAATTGGAAAGCCTGAAACCCGAAAAGATGGAAGCTACGAAGGAGGGCACATTGCAGCGATCAACGATCTCATCGACAGTATAGAAAGTCAACGACCGACTCGCTGTACGGTAGAAGATTGTCGAGACATCGTCGAAATGATTGCAGCAGTTTACGAATCACAACGCCTTGGAAAGACCGCTTCCATGCCTTTGGAAACTCGGGTCAATCCACTCTCTCTGATGTCGTGA
- a CDS encoding polysaccharide biosynthesis/export family protein, which produces MSSLMATQQRQLFGVICLSVALLNGCSLCDNLQAVPANRVPEEFLGRGKEQMQDISLSRLRQDQVDAYRLASGDVLGVYIENVLGTPDSSPPVHFPTEGNQAPALGFPIPVREDGTVDLPYVDSIPVNDLTVVEATDLIREVYAKNQILESEQAKVIVTLMRRREIQVTVIREESGGAEGVSKRGTGTTVELPAYENDVMHALNLTGGLPGTDALNEVFIIRGTFEDGYERDQMIAAIKNCKAECECPPAIPDGPTITRIPLRFYSEKIPQFKEEDIILKEGDIVYIPARDQERYYTGGLLTGGEQLLPRDYDLDVVEAVALAGGTFASGGTGIGGISQGGGFGGGGSGRDVGKSPSDLIVLRRLECGGQIPIRVDLNEALQNPSQRILVQPGDTLILRYTLAEELYNAAISVIGFNFLLDQVQNGSSF; this is translated from the coding sequence ATGTCATCACTAATGGCAACACAACAGCGACAACTGTTTGGAGTCATTTGTTTGAGCGTCGCTCTTCTGAATGGCTGTTCACTCTGTGACAACCTTCAAGCGGTCCCTGCGAATCGGGTCCCTGAGGAATTCCTTGGGCGTGGTAAAGAGCAGATGCAAGACATCTCCTTGTCACGATTGCGTCAAGATCAGGTTGATGCCTATCGGCTTGCATCTGGTGATGTACTGGGAGTGTACATTGAAAATGTCTTGGGGACTCCAGATTCTTCCCCGCCAGTTCACTTCCCAACAGAAGGAAATCAGGCACCTGCTTTAGGATTCCCGATTCCGGTCCGCGAAGACGGAACCGTCGATCTTCCCTATGTCGACTCGATTCCTGTCAATGATTTGACCGTTGTTGAAGCGACGGATCTGATTCGTGAGGTCTACGCCAAGAATCAAATTTTAGAAAGCGAACAAGCGAAGGTGATTGTCACACTGATGCGTCGACGCGAAATTCAGGTGACGGTCATTCGCGAAGAGAGTGGAGGCGCTGAAGGAGTTAGCAAACGGGGAACAGGGACAACGGTTGAATTGCCTGCCTACGAAAACGACGTGATGCACGCTCTTAACTTGACTGGCGGCTTGCCAGGGACAGATGCCCTTAACGAAGTCTTCATCATTCGGGGAACATTCGAAGATGGATATGAACGCGATCAAATGATCGCTGCAATTAAAAATTGCAAAGCGGAATGTGAATGTCCTCCTGCAATTCCAGATGGCCCAACGATTACGAGAATCCCACTCCGTTTCTATTCTGAGAAAATTCCACAGTTCAAAGAAGAAGACATCATCCTTAAAGAAGGTGATATCGTATACATCCCAGCACGAGATCAGGAACGATACTATACAGGCGGCTTACTCACTGGGGGGGAACAATTATTGCCTCGTGATTACGACTTGGATGTCGTCGAAGCGGTCGCACTTGCTGGCGGAACATTTGCCAGTGGTGGAACGGGAATCGGCGGGATTTCACAAGGGGGAGGATTTGGAGGAGGAGGTTCTGGCAGAGACGTCGGAAAAAGTCCTTCCGACCTCATCGTGCTTCGCCGACTTGAATGCGGAGGACAGATTCCAATCCGAGTTGATCTCAACGAAGCACTTCAGAATCCGTCACAAAGGATCCTCGTCCAACCTGGCGATACTCTCATTCTTCGATACACACTCGCTGAAGAACTCTACAACGCCGCCATTAGTGTGATTGGGTTTAACTTCCTGCTTGACCAAGTCCAGAACGGAAGCTCTTTCTAG
- a CDS encoding CehA/McbA family metallohydrolase domain-containing protein — protein MFRPIVLASVVVALAVASFAVLSDRSLQADPARDVGSLPTQWFKGNLHTHSHWSDGDDYLENIGLWYREQGYQFLVFTDHNVLADSERWVVVEKTKGKQKAYDKLKKNYPDWIDERTRDGKLEVRLRKFTEVSEKLNRPGKYLLIQGEEISDSFHRHPIHLNVSNVKEVIAPRHGSSVFETIQNNVDAAIAQRERTGQVMMIHLNHPNFGYAITAEDLVRVQGEKFFEVYNGHPGVHNTGDATHASTERIWDIVLSQRLGKYDLPIMYGLATDDGHNYHNIPSRASEPGRGWVMVRGKELKAEALIRALEAGDFYSSSGVSLKSFETKNGQMEVVIDPVEGETYTIEFIGTLEGTPLEGEPLLNDKGEPLSTTHRYSPDLGKVLQKNEGTSATYKFTGKELYVRARVTSSADHPNPSEVGDKKQAWVQPVAPE, from the coding sequence ATGTTTCGTCCTATTGTTCTTGCTTCTGTCGTCGTTGCACTGGCTGTCGCCAGTTTCGCGGTCCTGAGCGATCGCTCATTGCAAGCCGACCCCGCCCGAGATGTTGGCTCACTTCCCACGCAATGGTTCAAAGGGAATTTGCACACTCACTCACACTGGAGCGACGGCGATGATTACCTGGAGAACATCGGTCTCTGGTATCGTGAGCAAGGTTACCAGTTTCTTGTTTTCACCGACCATAACGTGCTTGCGGATAGCGAACGATGGGTTGTTGTGGAAAAAACAAAGGGCAAGCAGAAAGCCTATGACAAGTTGAAGAAGAATTATCCTGATTGGATCGACGAACGAACAAGGGATGGGAAATTAGAGGTTCGCTTGAGGAAGTTCACCGAGGTCTCTGAAAAACTCAATCGACCTGGGAAATACCTTTTGATTCAAGGTGAGGAAATTAGCGACAGCTTCCATCGCCATCCGATTCACTTGAACGTGAGTAATGTGAAAGAAGTCATTGCGCCTCGCCATGGTTCCAGTGTCTTCGAGACGATACAAAATAATGTCGATGCAGCGATTGCTCAAAGAGAACGAACCGGCCAAGTAATGATGATTCACCTCAATCATCCGAATTTTGGATACGCGATCACAGCTGAAGATCTCGTGCGAGTTCAGGGAGAGAAGTTCTTCGAAGTCTACAATGGACACCCCGGTGTTCATAACACTGGTGATGCCACTCATGCTTCAACTGAACGAATTTGGGACATCGTTCTTTCACAGCGACTGGGGAAATACGACCTGCCAATCATGTATGGTCTGGCTACTGATGATGGACACAACTACCACAACATCCCCAGTCGAGCGAGTGAACCGGGCCGAGGGTGGGTCATGGTTCGTGGAAAAGAATTGAAAGCGGAAGCATTAATTCGCGCGCTCGAAGCGGGAGATTTCTATTCCTCTTCTGGAGTCTCATTGAAGTCGTTTGAAACGAAGAACGGACAAATGGAAGTGGTGATCGATCCAGTCGAAGGGGAGACCTACACCATTGAATTCATAGGCACACTCGAAGGAACTCCCCTCGAAGGTGAACCTCTCCTCAATGACAAAGGCGAACCGCTCTCAACCACTCACAGATACAGTCCCGATCTGGGCAAAGTTCTTCAGAAGAATGAAGGAACATCTGCGACATATAAGTTTACCGGCAAAGAACTTTATGTCCGTGCTCGCGTGACATCCTCTGCAGATCATCCAAACCCTTCAGAGGTCGGCGATAAGAAACAAGCTTGGGTACAGCCAGTTGCTCCTGAATAA
- a CDS encoding IS3 family transposase (programmed frameshift), which translates to MKKSQFTDQQIAFALKQAETGTPIEEVCRKLGISQQTFYRWKKKFAGLGTEELRRLKSLEEENKRLKSLVADLSLDKQILQDVLFKKALKPARLRECVEGAKSCYRISERRACVLVGLARSSHRYQSTKDEQVALRMRLKELAAIRVHYGYRRLHILLRREGWEVNAKRVYRIYREERLSLRTKTPRRRVSCRTRINDCWAMDFMSDELFDGRQIRLLTIVDHFTRESLAIEVGQRMRGKEVVSVLEDLACDRTLPKTIRVDNGPEFTSKILDQWAYANGVTLDFSRPGKPTDNAFIESFNGSVRAECLNENWFLSLDDAKKKTEAWRVDYNEHRPHSALGNLAPKDFASSGQASLAR; encoded by the exons ATGAAGAAGAGTCAATTTACCGATCAGCAGATTGCTTTTGCACTCAAGCAAGCCGAGACTGGCACACCAATCGAAGAGGTTTGTCGCAAGCTCGGAATTAGCCAGCAGACGTTCTATCGTTGGAAGAAGAAGTTTGCTGGGCTCGGTACGGAGGAGCTTCGCCGCTTGAAATCTTTGGAGGAAGAGAACAAGCGTTTGAAGTCGCTGGTGGCAGATCTGAGCCTGGACAAGCAGATCTTACAGGATGTCCTTT TCAAAAAAGCTCTAAAGCCTGCCCGCCTTCGTGAATGCGTCGAAGGAGCCAAGTCGTGCTATCGAATCAGTGAGCGACGTGCTTGCGTTTTGGTTGGCTTGGCTCGTTCAAGTCATCGATATCAATCCACGAAGGATGAGCAGGTCGCTCTACGAATGCGTTTGAAGGAGTTGGCAGCCATTCGAGTTCACTACGGATATCGGCGACTTCACATTTTGCTGCGTCGTGAAGGCTGGGAGGTGAATGCCAAGCGTGTGTATCGGATCTACCGCGAGGAAAGGCTGAGTCTGCGAACCAAGACTCCCAGGCGTCGAGTGAGTTGCCGGACACGCATTAACGACTGCTGGGCGATGGATTTCATGTCTGACGAACTCTTTGATGGCCGCCAGATTCGTCTGTTGACGATAGTCGATCACTTTACTCGTGAGAGTCTTGCGATCGAGGTTGGCCAGCGAATGCGAGGCAAGGAGGTTGTCTCAGTCCTGGAGGACTTGGCTTGTGATCGCACGTTGCCAAAAACGATTCGTGTGGACAACGGCCCCGAGTTCACATCGAAAATTTTAGACCAGTGGGCGTATGCCAATGGAGTGACACTCGACTTCAGTAGACCCGGAAAACCCACGGATAACGCATTCATTGAATCCTTCAACGGAAGCGTGCGGGCAGAGTGTCTGAATGAAAATTGGTTCTTGTCGCTTGACGACGCGAAGAAGAAGACAGAAGCTTGGCGCGTTGACTACAACGAACATCGACCCCACAGCGCTTTGGGCAACCTGGCCCCCAAAGATTTCGCTTCATCTGGCCAGGCTAGCCTGGCCAGATGA
- a CDS encoding HNH endonuclease: MKRNKKALFENYRASQTSVDLPTDHEDALICPLCWEETAYNDLSIEHALPGSVGGSAKVLTCRSCNNEHGSSLDSHLSQFQKLKDALQGHGTIATELNINGKRMVANLDWKNKNFHVVGKATDPRVNDLVKDEFQAGLVEKMKVTFSFGYAKNQFNRAALRAAYLVLFRCFGYQYVVHDVVQILRRRICDPTQEFPRLGSMIVEFRNKDNFPDHEPHLVSVGNVNDVQFFLVILRVKKATISHIGVFMPAPTAPTDLFFELMDRCSQEHNGD, translated from the coding sequence ATGAAACGTAATAAGAAAGCACTTTTTGAGAATTATCGAGCCAGCCAAACATCTGTTGATTTGCCGACAGATCATGAAGATGCTCTGATCTGCCCACTGTGCTGGGAAGAAACAGCTTACAATGATCTATCGATTGAGCACGCGCTCCCCGGTTCTGTCGGCGGTTCGGCGAAAGTGCTGACATGCCGCAGCTGTAACAACGAGCATGGAAGTTCATTGGATTCACACCTCTCTCAGTTTCAAAAGCTAAAGGATGCACTTCAGGGTCACGGGACAATCGCCACTGAATTGAACATCAACGGCAAAAGGATGGTTGCAAATCTTGATTGGAAAAACAAAAACTTTCATGTCGTTGGTAAGGCGACCGATCCTAGAGTAAACGACTTGGTAAAGGATGAATTCCAGGCTGGATTAGTCGAAAAAATGAAGGTGACGTTTTCATTCGGTTATGCAAAGAATCAATTCAATCGTGCAGCACTCCGCGCAGCCTATCTTGTCCTCTTTAGGTGCTTTGGATACCAATATGTGGTTCACGATGTCGTTCAGATTTTGAGACGAAGAATCTGTGATCCAACGCAAGAATTTCCTCGTCTTGGCTCGATGATTGTGGAGTTTCGCAACAAAGACAATTTCCCTGACCATGAGCCGCATTTAGTGTCCGTTGGAAATGTAAATGACGTCCAATTCTTTCTCGTGATTTTGCGAGTGAAGAAAGCAACCATTTCTCATATTGGTGTTTTCATGCCAGCCCCAACGGCTCCGACAGATCTATTTTTTGAGCTAATGGATCGATGTTCTCAGGAACACAACGGCGATTAA
- a CDS encoding PEP-CTERM sorting domain-containing protein: protein MSRKVSKFGFICMCSIAIGLPKMVEAGLVGSTFNYARNFNGGTPEEATNILVRDGGAPEIVSGGTTDLGNVFTNYTFDVRETSIVMNAVDGGNFSPFAEHVIEFSDLNAVNRPQAKIVGATYQLITPEVRHFGQNHISVTDDSLTLDVTGTVNEFGQVFNASFGAGSSFLIDLEFEGLFDPSNASFDNDSDIDQLTLDFGTVEVGSGPATLPFSITNLSGPGPLAPLSFLSAFFSGGNTAFSTNLTGFPDLDEGGTQNFLATLSTGAVGTYSSRFNIFLNDETDSSTQFLRLTLNGNVEESAVPEPSSFALLAMSLICLAGPMLWRK, encoded by the coding sequence ATGTCTCGAAAAGTGTCAAAATTCGGTTTCATCTGTATGTGTTCTATCGCTATCGGTCTACCCAAAATGGTTGAAGCTGGACTTGTCGGTAGTACCTTCAACTATGCGAGAAATTTTAATGGAGGAACTCCGGAGGAAGCGACAAATATCCTTGTGCGAGACGGAGGCGCCCCCGAGATTGTCTCTGGTGGAACAACCGATCTTGGAAACGTATTCACAAATTACACATTCGATGTCCGAGAGACGAGCATTGTCATGAATGCGGTGGACGGTGGTAATTTCAGCCCTTTTGCTGAACACGTTATCGAGTTTTCGGACCTAAACGCGGTAAATCGTCCACAAGCAAAGATTGTAGGCGCAACCTACCAACTTATCACCCCCGAAGTGAGACACTTTGGCCAGAACCACATCAGCGTGACTGACGACTCGCTGACTTTGGACGTTACTGGAACAGTCAATGAGTTTGGGCAGGTGTTTAATGCTTCTTTTGGAGCTGGCTCATCGTTCCTGATTGATCTTGAATTCGAAGGGCTTTTCGATCCATCGAATGCATCATTCGACAATGACTCCGATATCGACCAACTGACACTCGATTTTGGAACTGTTGAAGTCGGTTCCGGTCCCGCAACCTTACCGTTTTCAATCACAAACCTAAGCGGACCGGGGCCACTTGCACCTTTGAGTTTTCTCTCTGCATTTTTCTCTGGAGGAAACACGGCATTCTCGACGAATCTGACAGGATTTCCAGATCTGGATGAAGGAGGAACGCAGAACTTCCTTGCCACATTGAGTACTGGTGCAGTAGGGACTTACTCTTCGCGATTCAACATCTTTCTGAATGACGAGACTGATAGCTCGACTCAGTTTCTTAGATTAACTCTGAATGGAAATGTTGAAGAATCTGCCGTCCCAGAACCTTCCAGTTTCGCTTTGCTCGCGATGAGCCTCATTTGTCTGGCTGGTCCAATGCTCTGGCGAAAATAA
- a CDS encoding RNA polymerase sigma factor yields the protein MVSTSSDLIDGVRRHDPPAWERLVRIYSPLVYHWCRHRAELSAEDAADVLQEVFAAVTRSIGEFERRKANNENGQPGTFRGWLRVLTSNKIHDFHRRNAHKTQATGGSDAIQRLSQVPDLFPGNFDSESPESGEEICEQSILINRLLDELRPRYKEESWKAFWQSELAGRPRQEIANELGISIDAVNMAIFRIRKRLREELEGFLEE from the coding sequence ATGGTCTCGACTTCCTCCGATTTGATCGATGGTGTTCGCCGGCACGACCCGCCGGCTTGGGAGAGACTCGTGCGGATATACAGCCCGCTGGTCTATCACTGGTGTCGGCATCGGGCGGAACTCTCCGCTGAGGACGCAGCCGATGTTCTACAGGAAGTGTTCGCAGCCGTGACTCGGTCGATAGGGGAGTTTGAGAGAAGAAAAGCGAACAACGAGAACGGTCAGCCAGGGACATTTCGTGGTTGGCTGCGTGTGTTGACGTCTAATAAGATTCACGATTTTCATCGGCGAAACGCACACAAAACACAAGCGACTGGTGGCTCAGACGCGATCCAAAGGCTCAGCCAGGTCCCCGATTTGTTTCCGGGGAACTTTGATTCCGAGTCACCTGAGTCGGGCGAAGAAATTTGTGAGCAGTCCATTTTAATTAACCGTCTTCTGGATGAATTACGGCCACGATATAAGGAGGAAAGCTGGAAGGCGTTCTGGCAGTCTGAACTGGCGGGGCGTCCACGGCAGGAAATCGCAAACGAGTTGGGGATCTCAATCGATGCAGTCAACATGGCTATTTTCCGAATTCGTAAGCGACTACGAGAGGAACTCGAAGGGTTTCTAGAGGAATAA
- a CDS encoding protein kinase domain-containing protein, with product MPIPDHNKPDPPGPELTSDPLDKYFQEHIETCAACREVTSDAGRDPSATLRNILSQSVLVELLSEPAYLEAVTKIQQMQGEEFALVVENSTILEAGSQIGHYKILEFIAQGGMGQVYRAEHVELHKSFAMKLLPKHREESTHAIDRFRREMKALGQFSHPHVVMATDGGEDLGRFYLVMEFVDGRNFTDLIQDLGPLPIADAAELIRQAALGVEAIHRQGMVHRDIKPSNLILSNDGIVKVLDLGLSRFSTTLIDEEDLTATGQILGTRRFMAPEQFETSQVDARADLYSLAASLESLLTGGLPLIEESNDSKHGTNKVQKSSVCRALSKRDDLPKELIEILSRFTARRPNDRPSSAKDLIEALQPFCAGYDLSSLVQRKMHSNEVVAGEIDSTDGEPRHSAQPRVRSQQRLMWGMFFTALAAVSMWFGFSNIERNIASSSDSPETQPQSKNTLKQVPSVSKVPQPPIEQLQERQIAEWVLEKGGEVVRHPHGKIQSVKEIPEEGPFRIRSISLIDRGVSNIDILPFQRLSMIDGLTLSNNSSLTDRGLIGLSKIKTLRWLYVGGTQITDQALVSYNELSKLETLGLGKTSISGAGLEVLSKQTRLREIQLNGTAISNSGLSHLKNFPNLIRLNLSSTNVSDAGLIQLVESAPRIKYLQLQLTKITDEGLLHLTNLKQLKELNLQQTSVTTQGVEALRHAIPDCHVKH from the coding sequence ATGCCGATCCCTGATCACAACAAACCTGATCCACCGGGACCAGAGTTGACCTCTGATCCACTCGACAAGTATTTCCAGGAGCATATTGAAACGTGTGCAGCGTGTCGCGAGGTGACAAGTGATGCCGGGCGCGATCCCTCAGCAACTTTGAGGAACATCTTATCACAGTCGGTACTTGTCGAATTGCTGAGCGAGCCAGCCTACCTTGAGGCAGTGACGAAAATTCAGCAGATGCAGGGCGAAGAATTTGCGCTCGTAGTGGAAAATTCAACCATTCTCGAAGCTGGATCTCAAATTGGGCATTACAAGATTTTGGAGTTCATAGCCCAGGGTGGGATGGGTCAGGTTTATCGAGCGGAGCATGTTGAACTTCATAAATCCTTCGCAATGAAACTCCTTCCGAAGCACAGAGAAGAGAGTACCCACGCAATTGATCGCTTTCGACGCGAAATGAAGGCACTCGGTCAGTTCAGCCATCCTCATGTGGTAATGGCCACAGATGGTGGAGAAGACTTAGGCAGATTTTATCTGGTCATGGAGTTCGTTGACGGACGAAATTTCACGGATCTGATTCAAGATCTGGGGCCACTCCCGATTGCAGATGCTGCTGAGTTAATCCGACAAGCTGCACTGGGAGTCGAAGCGATCCATCGCCAAGGGATGGTTCATCGCGATATCAAACCCTCAAACCTCATACTCTCAAATGATGGCATCGTGAAAGTTCTCGATTTAGGATTATCAAGATTTTCAACAACCTTGATCGACGAAGAAGACTTGACCGCCACAGGTCAGATTTTGGGAACCAGAAGATTTATGGCTCCCGAGCAGTTCGAGACAAGTCAGGTTGATGCCCGAGCAGACTTGTACAGTCTTGCTGCCTCACTAGAAAGCTTGCTGACTGGTGGTCTCCCTTTAATCGAAGAGTCAAATGACTCAAAGCATGGCACGAATAAAGTTCAAAAATCGTCCGTGTGTAGAGCGTTATCGAAACGCGATGATCTCCCGAAAGAACTTATCGAGATCCTGAGCCGGTTCACCGCACGCAGGCCGAATGATCGACCGAGTTCAGCAAAGGATTTGATCGAAGCGTTACAACCATTCTGTGCTGGATACGATCTCTCATCTCTTGTGCAAAGAAAGATGCATTCGAATGAAGTCGTCGCCGGAGAAATTGATTCAACAGATGGAGAACCACGTCACTCCGCACAGCCGAGAGTTCGATCTCAACAACGTCTCATGTGGGGAATGTTCTTCACTGCGCTGGCTGCTGTATCAATGTGGTTCGGATTCTCAAACATCGAGAGAAATATCGCATCAAGTTCGGATTCACCTGAAACTCAACCACAAAGCAAGAACACGTTAAAGCAAGTTCCCTCGGTTTCAAAAGTGCCTCAGCCACCGATCGAACAATTGCAGGAACGCCAGATTGCAGAATGGGTTCTAGAAAAAGGAGGGGAAGTTGTTCGACATCCACATGGCAAAATTCAGAGTGTGAAGGAGATCCCTGAGGAAGGCCCTTTTCGTATTCGATCCATTTCACTGATTGACCGGGGAGTTTCCAATATTGACATTCTCCCGTTTCAGCGGCTTTCCATGATCGACGGATTAACCCTGTCGAACAATTCCTCGCTCACAGATCGTGGCTTAATCGGACTTTCAAAAATCAAGACCCTGAGATGGCTTTATGTCGGTGGAACGCAAATCACCGACCAGGCTCTGGTCAGCTACAATGAGCTATCAAAGTTGGAGACTTTAGGACTTGGCAAAACTTCAATTTCTGGTGCTGGGTTAGAGGTTCTCTCCAAACAGACTCGCTTGCGAGAAATTCAATTGAATGGCACCGCAATCTCAAACTCAGGGCTCAGCCATTTAAAGAATTTCCCCAACCTGATTAGACTGAACCTCTCATCGACAAACGTATCAGACGCAGGACTGATCCAACTCGTTGAGTCTGCACCAAGAATCAAGTATCTGCAGTTGCAACTTACAAAAATTACTGATGAGGGACTCCTGCATCTAACAAACTTGAAACAGCTCAAAGAACTCAACCTGCAGCAGACATCTGTAACCACTCAAGGAGTCGAGGCACTTCGTCATGCGATTCCGGATTGTCATGTGAAACATTAA